Proteins from one Cervus canadensis isolate Bull #8, Minnesota chromosome 25, ASM1932006v1, whole genome shotgun sequence genomic window:
- the GLI1 gene encoding zinc finger protein GLI1 isoform X2: MFNSMTPPSVSSYGEPCCLRPLPSQGAPGMGTEAPLLPPPRSAVRLTKKRALSISPLSDASLDLQTVIRTSPSSLVAFINSRCASPGGSYGHLSIGTMSPSLGFSPQMNHQKGTSPSFGVQPCGPHDPTQGGMMPHPQSRGPLPTCQLKSELGVLVNKCPEEPLEGDMSSPNSMSTQDPLLGMLDGREDLEREEKPEPDSVYETDCRWDGCSQEFDSQEQLVHHINSEHIHGERKEFVCHWGGCSRELRPFKAQYMLVVHMRRHTGEKPHKCTFEGCRKSYSRLENLKTHLRSHTGEKPYMCEHEGCSKAFSNASDRAKHQNRTHSNEKPYVCKLPGCTKRYTDPSSLRKHVKTVHGPDAHVTKRHRGDGPLPRAPAPASVEPKRERDGGPVREDSRLAVPEGAMKPQPSPGAQSSCSSDHSPAGSAANTDSGVEMTGNAGGSTEDLSSLDEGPCLAGTGLSTLRRLENLRLDQLHQFRPMGPRGLKLPSLPHTGTPGSRRLGPPVSLDRRSSSSSSVSSAYTVSRRSSLASPFPPGSPPENGASSLPGLTPAQHYLLRARYASARGGGTPPTAAPSLDRTGGLPAPPWRSRAEYPGYNPNAGVARRASDPARSVDRPAPARVQRFKSLGCVHNPPTVVGGGQNFDPQLPTSVYSPQPPSITENVSMDTRGLREEPEVGTSMMGSGLNPYMDFPPADTLGYGGPEAAAAEPYGARGPGSLPLGPGPPTNYGPNPCPQQGSYSEPTPETWSEFPSHSGLYSGPRAPAGAYSQCPRLEHYGQVHVKPEQGCPVGSDATGLPPCLNAHPEGPPRSQPLFSHYPQPPPPQYPQSGAYAQPPPDYLPSEARPGLDFESPTHSTGHLKAQLVCNYVQSQQELLWEGGGRGDPQVQEPLYHSPKFLGGSQVSPSPAKAPVATYGPGFAPNMPSHKPGSYPTPSCHENLAAGANKAPHRAAAPPRLLPPLPACYGPLKAGGTNPSCGHPEAGRLGGGPALYPPPEGQVCNPLDSLDLDNTQLDFVAILDEAQGLSPPPSHDQRDTSEHTPPPSGPPNMAVGNMSVLLGSLPGETQFLNSSA, from the exons ATGTTCAACTCGATGACGCCTCCATCAGTCAGTAGCTATGGCGAGCCCTGTTGTCTGCGGCCCCTCCCCAGTCAGGGGGCCCCCGGCATGGGGACAGAAG CGCCACTGCTTCCCCCTCCCCGGAGTGCCGTCAGACTGACCAAGAAGCGGGCACTCTCCATCTCACCGCTGTCGGACGCCAGCCTGGACCTGCAGACAGTTATCCGCACCTCGCCCAGCTCCCTTGTGGCCTTCATCAACTCACGCTGCGCTTCTCCGGGGGGCTCCTATGGTCACCTCTCCATCGGCACCATGAG cccatctctgggattctcacCCCAGATGAACCACCAGAAAGGGACCTCGCCTTCTTTTGGGGTCCAGCCCTGTGGTCCCCATGACCCCACGCAGGGTGGGATGATGCCGCATCCTCAGTCCCGGGGACCCCTCCCAACTTGCCAG CTGAAGTCTGAGCTGGGTGTGCTGGTTAACAAGTGCCCGGAGGAGCCCTTGGAAGGTGATATGTCCAGTCCCAACTCCATGAGCACACAG GATCCACTGCTGGGGATGCTGGATGGGCGGGAGGAcctggagagagaagagaagcctGAACCTGACTCTGTGTATGAGACTGACTGTCGCTGGGACGGCTGCAGTCAGGAATTTGACTCCCAGGAGCAGCTGGTGCAT CACATCAACAGTGAGCACATCCATGGAGAGCGGAAGGAGTTCGTGTGCCATTGGGGTGGCTGCTCCAGGGAGCTGAGGCCCTTCAAAGCCCAGTACATGCTGGTGGTGCACATGCGCAGACACACGGGCGAGAAGCCACATAAGTGCACG TTTGAGGGGTGCCGGAAGTCATACTCGCGCCTGGAGAACCTGAAGACGCACCTGCGGTCACACACTGGCGAGAAGCCGTACATGTGTGAGCATGAGGGCTGCAGCAAAGCCTTCAGCAACGCCAGCGACCGAGCCAAGCACCAGAATCGGACCCACTCCAACGAG AAGCCCTACGTGTGTAAGCTGCCTGGCTGCACCAAACGCTACACAGATCCCAGCTCGCTCAGGAAACATGTCAAGACAGTGCACGgccctgatgcccacgtgacgaaGCGGCACCGCGGGGACGGCCCCCTGCCCCGGGCACCGGCTCCGGCCTCGGTGGAGCCCAAGAGGGAGCGGGACGGCGGCCCCGTCAGAGAGGACAGCAGGCTGGCCGTGCCGGAGGGCGCCATG AAGCCGCAGCCGAGCCCTGGGGCCCAGTCGTCCTGCAGCAGTGACCACTCCCCAGCAGGCAGCGCGGCCAATACAGACAGCGGTGTGGAAATGACTGGGAACGCAGGGGGCAGCACGGAGGACCTGTCCAGCTTGGACGAGGGGCCTTGCCTTGCGGGAACTGGGCTGTCTACCCTTCGCCGCCTTGAGAACCTCAGGCTGGACCAGCTACATCAGTTCCGGCCGATGGGGCCCCGGGGCCTGAAACTGCCCAGCTTGCCGCACACCG GCACTCCTGGCTCTCGCCGTCTGGGCCCCCCAGTATCTCTTGACCGCCgcagcagcagctccagcagTGTCAGCTCAGCCTATACTGTCAGCCGCCGCTCCTCCCTTGCCTCCCCTTTCCCCCCTGGCTCCCCACCAGAGAACGGGGCATCCTCTCTGCCTGGCCTCACGCCTGCCCAGCACTACCTGCTCCGGGCCAGATATGCTTCAGCCAGGGGAGGTGGTACCCCACCCACTGCAGCACCCAGCCTGGATCGGACGGGGGGTCTTCCTGCACCTCCCTGGAGAAGCCGAGCTGAGTATCCAGGATACAACCCCAACGCAGGGGTCGCCCGGAGGGCCAGTGACCCAGCCCGGTCAGTTGACCGCCCTGCCCCAGCCAGAGTCCAGCGGTTCAAGAGTTTGGGCTGTGTCCACAACCCCCCGACAGTGGTAGGAGGAGGACAGAACTTCGATCCCCAACTCCCAACCTCTGTCTACTCACCACAGCCCCCCAGCATCACTGAGAATGTCTCCATGGATACCAGAGGGCTACGGGAGGAGCCAGAGGTTGGGACCTCCATGATGGGCAGTGGTCTGAACCCCTATATGGACTTCCCACCTGCTGATACTCTGGGGTATGGAGGGCCTGAGGCGGCAGCAGCTGAGCCTTATGGAGCTAGAGGGCCAGGCTCCCTGCCTCTTGGGCCTGGTCCACCCACCAACTATGGCCCCAACCCCTGTCCCCAGCAGGGTTCCTATTCTGAACCGACCCCAGAAACATGGAGTGAGTTCCCTTCCCATTCTGGGCTCTACTCAGGCCCCAGGGCTCCAGCTGGAGCCTACAGCCAGTGTCCTCGTCTTGAACATTATGGACAAGTGCATGTGAAGCCAGAACAGGGGTGCCCAGTAGGTTCTGACGCCACAGGACTGCCACCCTGCCTCAATGCCCACCCCGAGGGGCCTCCACGCTCACAGCCTCTGTTCTCCCACTACCCacagcctccccctccccagtaTCCCCAGTCAGGTGCCTATGCCCAGCCACCTCCTGATTATCTGCCTTCAGAAGCCAGGCCCGGCCTGGACTTCGAGTCCCCCACTCATTCTACAGGACACCTCAAGGCGCAGCTCGTGTGTAATTATGTTCAGTCTCAACAGGAGCTGCTGTGGgagggcgggggcaggggagACCCCCAGGTCCAAGAACCTCTCTATCACAGTCCCAAGTTTCTGGGGGGTTCCCAGGTCAGCCCGAGCCCTGCCAAGGCCCCAGTGGCCACATATGGACCTGGCTTTGCACCTAATATGCCCAGTCACAAGCCGGGCTCCTATCCGACCCCTTCATGCCATGAAAATCTTGCAGCAGGGGCCAACAAGGCCCCCCATAGGGCGGCAGCGCCACCCCGACTTCTGCCCCCACTGCCAGCCTGCTATGGGCCCCTCAAGGCAGGGGGCACCAACCCCAGCTGTGGCCATCCCGAGGCGGGCAGGCTGGGGGGGGGCCCCGCCTTGTACCCTCCTCCTGAAGGGCAGGTTTGTAACCCTCTGGACTCTCTTGATCTCGACAACACGCAGCTGGACTTTGTGGCTATTCTGGATGAGGCCCAGGGGCTGAGTCCTCCCCCTTCTCACGATCAGAGGGACACCTCTGAACACACCCCACCTCCCTCTGGGCCCCCCAACATGGCCGTGGGCAACATGAGTGTGTTACTGGGATCCCTGCCTGGGGAGACACAGTTCCTCAACTCCAGTGCTTAA
- the GLI1 gene encoding zinc finger protein GLI1 isoform X1, whose product MFNSMTPPSVSSYGEPCCLRPLPSQGAPGMGTEGLPFCHQTTRMPGPHSYGPARDANSCAEAPLLPPPRSAVRLTKKRALSISPLSDASLDLQTVIRTSPSSLVAFINSRCASPGGSYGHLSIGTMSPSLGFSPQMNHQKGTSPSFGVQPCGPHDPTQGGMMPHPQSRGPLPTCQLKSELGVLVNKCPEEPLEGDMSSPNSMSTQDPLLGMLDGREDLEREEKPEPDSVYETDCRWDGCSQEFDSQEQLVHHINSEHIHGERKEFVCHWGGCSRELRPFKAQYMLVVHMRRHTGEKPHKCTFEGCRKSYSRLENLKTHLRSHTGEKPYMCEHEGCSKAFSNASDRAKHQNRTHSNEKPYVCKLPGCTKRYTDPSSLRKHVKTVHGPDAHVTKRHRGDGPLPRAPAPASVEPKRERDGGPVREDSRLAVPEGAMKPQPSPGAQSSCSSDHSPAGSAANTDSGVEMTGNAGGSTEDLSSLDEGPCLAGTGLSTLRRLENLRLDQLHQFRPMGPRGLKLPSLPHTGTPGSRRLGPPVSLDRRSSSSSSVSSAYTVSRRSSLASPFPPGSPPENGASSLPGLTPAQHYLLRARYASARGGGTPPTAAPSLDRTGGLPAPPWRSRAEYPGYNPNAGVARRASDPARSVDRPAPARVQRFKSLGCVHNPPTVVGGGQNFDPQLPTSVYSPQPPSITENVSMDTRGLREEPEVGTSMMGSGLNPYMDFPPADTLGYGGPEAAAAEPYGARGPGSLPLGPGPPTNYGPNPCPQQGSYSEPTPETWSEFPSHSGLYSGPRAPAGAYSQCPRLEHYGQVHVKPEQGCPVGSDATGLPPCLNAHPEGPPRSQPLFSHYPQPPPPQYPQSGAYAQPPPDYLPSEARPGLDFESPTHSTGHLKAQLVCNYVQSQQELLWEGGGRGDPQVQEPLYHSPKFLGGSQVSPSPAKAPVATYGPGFAPNMPSHKPGSYPTPSCHENLAAGANKAPHRAAAPPRLLPPLPACYGPLKAGGTNPSCGHPEAGRLGGGPALYPPPEGQVCNPLDSLDLDNTQLDFVAILDEAQGLSPPPSHDQRDTSEHTPPPSGPPNMAVGNMSVLLGSLPGETQFLNSSA is encoded by the exons ATGTTCAACTCGATGACGCCTCCATCAGTCAGTAGCTATGGCGAGCCCTGTTGTCTGCGGCCCCTCCCCAGTCAGGGGGCCCCCGGCATGGGGACAGAAG GTCTGCCCTTCTGTCATCAGACCACCCGCATGCCCGGCCCCCACAGTTATGGGCCAGCCAGAGATGCCAACAGCTGCGCGGAGG CGCCACTGCTTCCCCCTCCCCGGAGTGCCGTCAGACTGACCAAGAAGCGGGCACTCTCCATCTCACCGCTGTCGGACGCCAGCCTGGACCTGCAGACAGTTATCCGCACCTCGCCCAGCTCCCTTGTGGCCTTCATCAACTCACGCTGCGCTTCTCCGGGGGGCTCCTATGGTCACCTCTCCATCGGCACCATGAG cccatctctgggattctcacCCCAGATGAACCACCAGAAAGGGACCTCGCCTTCTTTTGGGGTCCAGCCCTGTGGTCCCCATGACCCCACGCAGGGTGGGATGATGCCGCATCCTCAGTCCCGGGGACCCCTCCCAACTTGCCAG CTGAAGTCTGAGCTGGGTGTGCTGGTTAACAAGTGCCCGGAGGAGCCCTTGGAAGGTGATATGTCCAGTCCCAACTCCATGAGCACACAG GATCCACTGCTGGGGATGCTGGATGGGCGGGAGGAcctggagagagaagagaagcctGAACCTGACTCTGTGTATGAGACTGACTGTCGCTGGGACGGCTGCAGTCAGGAATTTGACTCCCAGGAGCAGCTGGTGCAT CACATCAACAGTGAGCACATCCATGGAGAGCGGAAGGAGTTCGTGTGCCATTGGGGTGGCTGCTCCAGGGAGCTGAGGCCCTTCAAAGCCCAGTACATGCTGGTGGTGCACATGCGCAGACACACGGGCGAGAAGCCACATAAGTGCACG TTTGAGGGGTGCCGGAAGTCATACTCGCGCCTGGAGAACCTGAAGACGCACCTGCGGTCACACACTGGCGAGAAGCCGTACATGTGTGAGCATGAGGGCTGCAGCAAAGCCTTCAGCAACGCCAGCGACCGAGCCAAGCACCAGAATCGGACCCACTCCAACGAG AAGCCCTACGTGTGTAAGCTGCCTGGCTGCACCAAACGCTACACAGATCCCAGCTCGCTCAGGAAACATGTCAAGACAGTGCACGgccctgatgcccacgtgacgaaGCGGCACCGCGGGGACGGCCCCCTGCCCCGGGCACCGGCTCCGGCCTCGGTGGAGCCCAAGAGGGAGCGGGACGGCGGCCCCGTCAGAGAGGACAGCAGGCTGGCCGTGCCGGAGGGCGCCATG AAGCCGCAGCCGAGCCCTGGGGCCCAGTCGTCCTGCAGCAGTGACCACTCCCCAGCAGGCAGCGCGGCCAATACAGACAGCGGTGTGGAAATGACTGGGAACGCAGGGGGCAGCACGGAGGACCTGTCCAGCTTGGACGAGGGGCCTTGCCTTGCGGGAACTGGGCTGTCTACCCTTCGCCGCCTTGAGAACCTCAGGCTGGACCAGCTACATCAGTTCCGGCCGATGGGGCCCCGGGGCCTGAAACTGCCCAGCTTGCCGCACACCG GCACTCCTGGCTCTCGCCGTCTGGGCCCCCCAGTATCTCTTGACCGCCgcagcagcagctccagcagTGTCAGCTCAGCCTATACTGTCAGCCGCCGCTCCTCCCTTGCCTCCCCTTTCCCCCCTGGCTCCCCACCAGAGAACGGGGCATCCTCTCTGCCTGGCCTCACGCCTGCCCAGCACTACCTGCTCCGGGCCAGATATGCTTCAGCCAGGGGAGGTGGTACCCCACCCACTGCAGCACCCAGCCTGGATCGGACGGGGGGTCTTCCTGCACCTCCCTGGAGAAGCCGAGCTGAGTATCCAGGATACAACCCCAACGCAGGGGTCGCCCGGAGGGCCAGTGACCCAGCCCGGTCAGTTGACCGCCCTGCCCCAGCCAGAGTCCAGCGGTTCAAGAGTTTGGGCTGTGTCCACAACCCCCCGACAGTGGTAGGAGGAGGACAGAACTTCGATCCCCAACTCCCAACCTCTGTCTACTCACCACAGCCCCCCAGCATCACTGAGAATGTCTCCATGGATACCAGAGGGCTACGGGAGGAGCCAGAGGTTGGGACCTCCATGATGGGCAGTGGTCTGAACCCCTATATGGACTTCCCACCTGCTGATACTCTGGGGTATGGAGGGCCTGAGGCGGCAGCAGCTGAGCCTTATGGAGCTAGAGGGCCAGGCTCCCTGCCTCTTGGGCCTGGTCCACCCACCAACTATGGCCCCAACCCCTGTCCCCAGCAGGGTTCCTATTCTGAACCGACCCCAGAAACATGGAGTGAGTTCCCTTCCCATTCTGGGCTCTACTCAGGCCCCAGGGCTCCAGCTGGAGCCTACAGCCAGTGTCCTCGTCTTGAACATTATGGACAAGTGCATGTGAAGCCAGAACAGGGGTGCCCAGTAGGTTCTGACGCCACAGGACTGCCACCCTGCCTCAATGCCCACCCCGAGGGGCCTCCACGCTCACAGCCTCTGTTCTCCCACTACCCacagcctccccctccccagtaTCCCCAGTCAGGTGCCTATGCCCAGCCACCTCCTGATTATCTGCCTTCAGAAGCCAGGCCCGGCCTGGACTTCGAGTCCCCCACTCATTCTACAGGACACCTCAAGGCGCAGCTCGTGTGTAATTATGTTCAGTCTCAACAGGAGCTGCTGTGGgagggcgggggcaggggagACCCCCAGGTCCAAGAACCTCTCTATCACAGTCCCAAGTTTCTGGGGGGTTCCCAGGTCAGCCCGAGCCCTGCCAAGGCCCCAGTGGCCACATATGGACCTGGCTTTGCACCTAATATGCCCAGTCACAAGCCGGGCTCCTATCCGACCCCTTCATGCCATGAAAATCTTGCAGCAGGGGCCAACAAGGCCCCCCATAGGGCGGCAGCGCCACCCCGACTTCTGCCCCCACTGCCAGCCTGCTATGGGCCCCTCAAGGCAGGGGGCACCAACCCCAGCTGTGGCCATCCCGAGGCGGGCAGGCTGGGGGGGGGCCCCGCCTTGTACCCTCCTCCTGAAGGGCAGGTTTGTAACCCTCTGGACTCTCTTGATCTCGACAACACGCAGCTGGACTTTGTGGCTATTCTGGATGAGGCCCAGGGGCTGAGTCCTCCCCCTTCTCACGATCAGAGGGACACCTCTGAACACACCCCACCTCCCTCTGGGCCCCCCAACATGGCCGTGGGCAACATGAGTGTGTTACTGGGATCCCTGCCTGGGGAGACACAGTTCCTCAACTCCAGTGCTTAA
- the GLI1 gene encoding zinc finger protein GLI1 isoform X3 — MFNSMTPPSVSSYGEPCCLRPLPSQGAPGMGTEGLPFCHQTTRMPGPHSYGPARDANSCAEAPLLPPPRSAVRLTKKRALSISPLSDASLDLQTVIRTSPSSLVAFINSRCASPGGSYGHLSIGTMSPSLGFSPQMNHQKGTSPSFGVQPCGPHDPTQGGMMPHPQSRGPLPTCQDPLLGMLDGREDLEREEKPEPDSVYETDCRWDGCSQEFDSQEQLVHHINSEHIHGERKEFVCHWGGCSRELRPFKAQYMLVVHMRRHTGEKPHKCTFEGCRKSYSRLENLKTHLRSHTGEKPYMCEHEGCSKAFSNASDRAKHQNRTHSNEKPYVCKLPGCTKRYTDPSSLRKHVKTVHGPDAHVTKRHRGDGPLPRAPAPASVEPKRERDGGPVREDSRLAVPEGAMKPQPSPGAQSSCSSDHSPAGSAANTDSGVEMTGNAGGSTEDLSSLDEGPCLAGTGLSTLRRLENLRLDQLHQFRPMGPRGLKLPSLPHTGTPGSRRLGPPVSLDRRSSSSSSVSSAYTVSRRSSLASPFPPGSPPENGASSLPGLTPAQHYLLRARYASARGGGTPPTAAPSLDRTGGLPAPPWRSRAEYPGYNPNAGVARRASDPARSVDRPAPARVQRFKSLGCVHNPPTVVGGGQNFDPQLPTSVYSPQPPSITENVSMDTRGLREEPEVGTSMMGSGLNPYMDFPPADTLGYGGPEAAAAEPYGARGPGSLPLGPGPPTNYGPNPCPQQGSYSEPTPETWSEFPSHSGLYSGPRAPAGAYSQCPRLEHYGQVHVKPEQGCPVGSDATGLPPCLNAHPEGPPRSQPLFSHYPQPPPPQYPQSGAYAQPPPDYLPSEARPGLDFESPTHSTGHLKAQLVCNYVQSQQELLWEGGGRGDPQVQEPLYHSPKFLGGSQVSPSPAKAPVATYGPGFAPNMPSHKPGSYPTPSCHENLAAGANKAPHRAAAPPRLLPPLPACYGPLKAGGTNPSCGHPEAGRLGGGPALYPPPEGQVCNPLDSLDLDNTQLDFVAILDEAQGLSPPPSHDQRDTSEHTPPPSGPPNMAVGNMSVLLGSLPGETQFLNSSA, encoded by the exons ATGTTCAACTCGATGACGCCTCCATCAGTCAGTAGCTATGGCGAGCCCTGTTGTCTGCGGCCCCTCCCCAGTCAGGGGGCCCCCGGCATGGGGACAGAAG GTCTGCCCTTCTGTCATCAGACCACCCGCATGCCCGGCCCCCACAGTTATGGGCCAGCCAGAGATGCCAACAGCTGCGCGGAGG CGCCACTGCTTCCCCCTCCCCGGAGTGCCGTCAGACTGACCAAGAAGCGGGCACTCTCCATCTCACCGCTGTCGGACGCCAGCCTGGACCTGCAGACAGTTATCCGCACCTCGCCCAGCTCCCTTGTGGCCTTCATCAACTCACGCTGCGCTTCTCCGGGGGGCTCCTATGGTCACCTCTCCATCGGCACCATGAG cccatctctgggattctcacCCCAGATGAACCACCAGAAAGGGACCTCGCCTTCTTTTGGGGTCCAGCCCTGTGGTCCCCATGACCCCACGCAGGGTGGGATGATGCCGCATCCTCAGTCCCGGGGACCCCTCCCAACTTGCCAG GATCCACTGCTGGGGATGCTGGATGGGCGGGAGGAcctggagagagaagagaagcctGAACCTGACTCTGTGTATGAGACTGACTGTCGCTGGGACGGCTGCAGTCAGGAATTTGACTCCCAGGAGCAGCTGGTGCAT CACATCAACAGTGAGCACATCCATGGAGAGCGGAAGGAGTTCGTGTGCCATTGGGGTGGCTGCTCCAGGGAGCTGAGGCCCTTCAAAGCCCAGTACATGCTGGTGGTGCACATGCGCAGACACACGGGCGAGAAGCCACATAAGTGCACG TTTGAGGGGTGCCGGAAGTCATACTCGCGCCTGGAGAACCTGAAGACGCACCTGCGGTCACACACTGGCGAGAAGCCGTACATGTGTGAGCATGAGGGCTGCAGCAAAGCCTTCAGCAACGCCAGCGACCGAGCCAAGCACCAGAATCGGACCCACTCCAACGAG AAGCCCTACGTGTGTAAGCTGCCTGGCTGCACCAAACGCTACACAGATCCCAGCTCGCTCAGGAAACATGTCAAGACAGTGCACGgccctgatgcccacgtgacgaaGCGGCACCGCGGGGACGGCCCCCTGCCCCGGGCACCGGCTCCGGCCTCGGTGGAGCCCAAGAGGGAGCGGGACGGCGGCCCCGTCAGAGAGGACAGCAGGCTGGCCGTGCCGGAGGGCGCCATG AAGCCGCAGCCGAGCCCTGGGGCCCAGTCGTCCTGCAGCAGTGACCACTCCCCAGCAGGCAGCGCGGCCAATACAGACAGCGGTGTGGAAATGACTGGGAACGCAGGGGGCAGCACGGAGGACCTGTCCAGCTTGGACGAGGGGCCTTGCCTTGCGGGAACTGGGCTGTCTACCCTTCGCCGCCTTGAGAACCTCAGGCTGGACCAGCTACATCAGTTCCGGCCGATGGGGCCCCGGGGCCTGAAACTGCCCAGCTTGCCGCACACCG GCACTCCTGGCTCTCGCCGTCTGGGCCCCCCAGTATCTCTTGACCGCCgcagcagcagctccagcagTGTCAGCTCAGCCTATACTGTCAGCCGCCGCTCCTCCCTTGCCTCCCCTTTCCCCCCTGGCTCCCCACCAGAGAACGGGGCATCCTCTCTGCCTGGCCTCACGCCTGCCCAGCACTACCTGCTCCGGGCCAGATATGCTTCAGCCAGGGGAGGTGGTACCCCACCCACTGCAGCACCCAGCCTGGATCGGACGGGGGGTCTTCCTGCACCTCCCTGGAGAAGCCGAGCTGAGTATCCAGGATACAACCCCAACGCAGGGGTCGCCCGGAGGGCCAGTGACCCAGCCCGGTCAGTTGACCGCCCTGCCCCAGCCAGAGTCCAGCGGTTCAAGAGTTTGGGCTGTGTCCACAACCCCCCGACAGTGGTAGGAGGAGGACAGAACTTCGATCCCCAACTCCCAACCTCTGTCTACTCACCACAGCCCCCCAGCATCACTGAGAATGTCTCCATGGATACCAGAGGGCTACGGGAGGAGCCAGAGGTTGGGACCTCCATGATGGGCAGTGGTCTGAACCCCTATATGGACTTCCCACCTGCTGATACTCTGGGGTATGGAGGGCCTGAGGCGGCAGCAGCTGAGCCTTATGGAGCTAGAGGGCCAGGCTCCCTGCCTCTTGGGCCTGGTCCACCCACCAACTATGGCCCCAACCCCTGTCCCCAGCAGGGTTCCTATTCTGAACCGACCCCAGAAACATGGAGTGAGTTCCCTTCCCATTCTGGGCTCTACTCAGGCCCCAGGGCTCCAGCTGGAGCCTACAGCCAGTGTCCTCGTCTTGAACATTATGGACAAGTGCATGTGAAGCCAGAACAGGGGTGCCCAGTAGGTTCTGACGCCACAGGACTGCCACCCTGCCTCAATGCCCACCCCGAGGGGCCTCCACGCTCACAGCCTCTGTTCTCCCACTACCCacagcctccccctccccagtaTCCCCAGTCAGGTGCCTATGCCCAGCCACCTCCTGATTATCTGCCTTCAGAAGCCAGGCCCGGCCTGGACTTCGAGTCCCCCACTCATTCTACAGGACACCTCAAGGCGCAGCTCGTGTGTAATTATGTTCAGTCTCAACAGGAGCTGCTGTGGgagggcgggggcaggggagACCCCCAGGTCCAAGAACCTCTCTATCACAGTCCCAAGTTTCTGGGGGGTTCCCAGGTCAGCCCGAGCCCTGCCAAGGCCCCAGTGGCCACATATGGACCTGGCTTTGCACCTAATATGCCCAGTCACAAGCCGGGCTCCTATCCGACCCCTTCATGCCATGAAAATCTTGCAGCAGGGGCCAACAAGGCCCCCCATAGGGCGGCAGCGCCACCCCGACTTCTGCCCCCACTGCCAGCCTGCTATGGGCCCCTCAAGGCAGGGGGCACCAACCCCAGCTGTGGCCATCCCGAGGCGGGCAGGCTGGGGGGGGGCCCCGCCTTGTACCCTCCTCCTGAAGGGCAGGTTTGTAACCCTCTGGACTCTCTTGATCTCGACAACACGCAGCTGGACTTTGTGGCTATTCTGGATGAGGCCCAGGGGCTGAGTCCTCCCCCTTCTCACGATCAGAGGGACACCTCTGAACACACCCCACCTCCCTCTGGGCCCCCCAACATGGCCGTGGGCAACATGAGTGTGTTACTGGGATCCCTGCCTGGGGAGACACAGTTCCTCAACTCCAGTGCTTAA